One Candidatus Omnitrophota bacterium DNA window includes the following coding sequences:
- the rpsU gene encoding 30S ribosomal protein S21: MTQVEVKRDESFESALRRFKKKIEQEGILREVRDRKHYEKPSERKRKKAKARK; the protein is encoded by the coding sequence TTGACTCAGGTCGAAGTAAAAAGAGATGAATCTTTTGAATCTGCTCTGCGCCGCTTTAAGAAAAAGATTGAGCAGGAGGGGATTTTGCGGGAAGTCCGCGACCGTAAACATTACGAAAAACCCAGTGAACGCAAAAGAAAGAAAGCCAAAGCTAGAAAATAA
- the amrB gene encoding AmmeMemoRadiSam system protein B: MSSQSNLRKPAVAGQFYPSSAEGLNSMIASFADTKTQKSDCLGVILPHAGYIYSGKVATQIISGINIKENIVLLGPNHTGRGAVFSIMTQGSWQTPLGNLEINSKLANLLLSKSRFLKNDSLAHQDEHSLEVELPILQYFRRDFKIVPIAMMTDDLSMLSEVAESLAEVINENDLKNSTMFIASSDMTHYESQKSAQSKDALAIEAIVTLDEYRLELLVKKLSISMCGFAPVAVLIKAAKLLGAKGAKLIKYQTSGDATGDTSSVVGYAGITIY; this comes from the coding sequence ATGAGTTCTCAGAGTAATCTTCGTAAGCCTGCTGTAGCCGGGCAATTTTATCCGTCAAGCGCAGAAGGCCTTAATTCAATGATCGCTTCTTTTGCGGATACGAAAACGCAGAAAAGTGATTGTTTAGGAGTAATCCTTCCTCATGCTGGATATATCTATTCCGGAAAAGTCGCTACCCAGATTATCTCTGGAATAAATATAAAAGAAAATATAGTTCTTCTGGGGCCCAATCATACAGGCCGGGGGGCTGTTTTTAGCATAATGACTCAAGGATCTTGGCAGACTCCGTTGGGTAACTTAGAGATTAATTCTAAACTTGCAAATTTATTATTGAGCAAATCCAGATTCTTGAAAAATGACTCCTTAGCGCACCAGGATGAGCATTCCTTAGAAGTTGAGCTGCCTATATTACAATATTTCAGGAGAGACTTTAAGATTGTTCCAATTGCTATGATGACTGATGATTTGTCTATGCTTAGTGAAGTGGCGGAAAGTTTAGCAGAGGTAATTAATGAGAACGATCTTAAAAATTCTACCATGTTTATTGCCAGTTCAGATATGACACATTATGAATCGCAAAAGAGCGCGCAAAGTAAAGATGCGCTGGCAATTGAAGCGATAGTTACTTTAGATGAATATAGGTTAGAATTACTTGTTAAGAAACTGAGTATTTCTATGTGTGGTTTTGCTCCGGTTGCAGTTTTAATAAAAGCAGCTAAGCTGCTCGGAGCTAAAGGGGCTAAGTTAATTAAATATCAAACTAGCGGCGATGCCACTGGTGATACAAGCAGTGTCGTAGGCTATGCCGGAATCACAATTTATTAA
- a CDS encoding DUF1844 domain-containing protein, whose product MDEINKSENNGLASDTQNRKKIDESWKQAVEKEKQEPQDKKGFVPPEADFKFFITTLTLQASIALGHMANPSSGKVEKDPAQAKFLIDTLAMLEEKTKGNLTKEEMDLLENLLYELRVAYLAKEEDKPK is encoded by the coding sequence ATGGATGAGATAAATAAATCAGAGAATAACGGTTTGGCTTCTGATACTCAAAATCGGAAAAAAATTGATGAAAGCTGGAAACAGGCAGTAGAAAAAGAAAAGCAGGAGCCGCAAGATAAAAAAGGTTTTGTTCCTCCTGAAGCAGATTTTAAATTTTTTATCACCACTTTGACTCTCCAGGCTTCTATTGCCCTGGGACATATGGCAAATCCATCAAGCGGTAAGGTTGAGAAAGATCCTGCTCAAGCAAAATTCCTTATTGATACATTAGCCATGTTAGAGGAGAAGACCAAAGGTAATCTTACCAAGGAAGAGATGGATCTATTAGAGAATTTACTTTACGAGCTGAGAGTAGCCTATCTTGCCAAAGAAGAGGATAAGCCTAAATGA
- a CDS encoding Trm112 family protein, with protein sequence MIDKELLDILVCPACKGDVELKARKIVCKKCGKTYPVSDGIPIMLIDQAQ encoded by the coding sequence ATGATCGATAAAGAGTTGCTTGATATTTTGGTTTGCCCTGCTTGTAAAGGGGATGTGGAATTAAAAGCAAGAAAAATAGTTTGTAAAAAATGCGGTAAAACTTATCCGGTGTCCGACGGAATCCCGATTATGTTAATTGATCAGGCACAATGA
- the aroQ gene encoding type II 3-dehydroquinate dehydratase, with the protein MIKILVIHGPNLDLLGRREPAIYGHITLAKINQMLKIEAKKNKVTLVIKQSNHEGAIVDLIGKAKKNKFQGILINPAAYTHTSVAVRDAIAGCGLNAVEVHLSNIYSREEFRHKSLISPVASGTILGFGAKSYLLGLAALLDLINKK; encoded by the coding sequence ATGATAAAGATTTTGGTTATTCACGGCCCTAATCTTGATCTTCTTGGGAGGAGGGAACCGGCAATTTACGGCCACATAACTTTAGCCAAGATCAATCAGATGCTCAAAATCGAGGCTAAGAAAAATAAAGTTACTTTGGTAATCAAGCAATCTAATCATGAAGGCGCTATCGTAGATTTAATTGGTAAGGCTAAAAAAAATAAATTCCAAGGTATTTTGATTAATCCGGCTGCTTACACCCATACAAGCGTTGCTGTCCGCGATGCTATAGCTGGTTGTGGATTGAACGCGGTGGAGGTGCATCTTTCCAATATTTATTCCCGCGAGGAGTTTAGGCATAAGTCACTGATTAGCCCTGTAGCAAGCGGTACCATTCTGGGGTTTGGCGCCAAAAGCTATTTACTGGGCTTGGCCGCTCTTCTTGACTTAATCAATAAAAAATGA
- a CDS encoding aminopeptidase P family protein, with the protein MNYRLRSIYPVLKQRNLDALLVTCPANISYLAQAQSRDSYLLVSPKENIYFTDSRYTEEAKIFLKGQATLKECNGRVFWHIAQSILDLKLERVGFEERNLPFAEFNRIKEYAVGSFNLIPTHSIVEDKRVVKDPQEIMRIKKATSITALALEYIGQFIVPGIKEIEIVAEFERFIRYQGAGGPAFDIIVASGPNSSRPHHISGERKLKNNEPVLIDLGVDYQGYKSDLTRVFFLGKINILVRKVYDIVLTAQELAIKRIRPGAEMAQIDRVARSYIAKKGYRKYFTHNLGHGFGIEVHEDPRISGNETSALKPGMIFTVEPGIYLPGKFGIRIEDMVLITRKGCEVLSGSINK; encoded by the coding sequence ATGAATTATCGTTTGAGAAGTATATATCCTGTGTTAAAGCAGAGAAACCTTGATGCTTTATTAGTGACTTGCCCGGCTAATATATCATATTTGGCGCAAGCGCAAAGCCGGGATTCCTATCTTTTGGTTTCTCCAAAAGAAAATATCTATTTTACTGATTCCCGTTATACTGAAGAAGCAAAGATTTTTTTAAAAGGCCAGGCTACTCTTAAAGAGTGTAATGGCCGCGTTTTCTGGCACATTGCTCAATCAATTCTTGATTTGAAGTTAGAGAGGGTAGGTTTTGAGGAAAGGAATTTGCCATTTGCGGAGTTTAACAGGATTAAGGAGTATGCAGTAGGAAGTTTCAATCTGATTCCTACGCATAGCATAGTAGAAGATAAAAGGGTTGTTAAAGACCCCCAAGAAATCATGAGGATCAAAAAAGCTACCAGTATAACTGCTTTAGCTTTGGAATATATCGGACAATTTATTGTTCCAGGAATAAAAGAGATAGAGATTGTAGCTGAATTTGAACGTTTCATAAGGTATCAGGGTGCTGGTGGCCCTGCATTTGATATAATCGTGGCCAGCGGGCCAAATTCAAGCCGTCCACATCATATATCTGGAGAAAGAAAGCTTAAAAATAATGAACCCGTGCTTATTGACCTGGGAGTTGATTATCAGGGCTATAAATCTGACTTGACAAGGGTTTTCTTTTTGGGTAAAATAAATATTCTTGTGCGGAAGGTTTACGACATTGTTCTTACTGCTCAAGAATTAGCTATAAAAAGAATTCGGCCCGGAGCAGAAATGGCTCAAATTGATAGAGTTGCGCGTTCTTACATAGCTAAAAAAGGTTATCGTAAGTATTTTACCCATAATTTAGGGCATGGTTTTGGTATTGAGGTACATGAAGATCCGCGGATTTCAGGTAACGAAACCAGCGCACTTAAGCCGGGGATGATTTTTACGGTGGAACCGGGGATCTATTTACCTGGAAAATTCGGAATAAGAATCGAAGATATGGTTTTAATAACAAGAAAAGGATGCGAGGTGTTAAGTGGCTCTATCAATAAATGA
- the efp gene encoding elongation factor P, whose protein sequence is MALSINEIKSGVTILVDGDVYVCLDAQHVKPGKGAAFVRARLRNMKNNNIQEKTFRGDDKIEQAFIEERKLQYQYSSGGMFHFMDTENFEEIAISQESVGDNAKLLKDNLEIQGYFYKGQTLSITLPNFIEFNIIETEPGIKGDSSKSGTKPATVDTGTTIQVPLFINVGDKIKVDTRTGGTYVERIN, encoded by the coding sequence GTGGCTCTATCAATAAATGAAATTAAATCAGGGGTAACTATTTTAGTCGATGGTGATGTCTACGTTTGCCTTGACGCTCAGCATGTCAAGCCCGGTAAGGGGGCAGCTTTTGTGCGAGCGCGCCTGCGTAATATGAAAAATAATAATATCCAGGAGAAAACCTTCCGCGGAGATGATAAGATAGAACAGGCTTTTATTGAGGAACGAAAGTTGCAATATCAATATTCAAGCGGTGGGATGTTCCATTTTATGGATACTGAAAATTTTGAAGAGATTGCTATTTCGCAAGAGAGTGTTGGAGATAATGCCAAACTCCTGAAGGATAATCTTGAGATTCAGGGTTATTTTTATAAAGGCCAGACCTTATCCATTACTTTGCCCAATTTTATTGAATTCAATATTATCGAAACTGAGCCGGGTATAAAAGGCGATTCATCAAAGAGTGGGACAAAACCTGCTACTGTTGATACCGGCACAACTATCCAGGTTCCTTTATTTATTAATGTAGGAGACAAGATCAAAGTAGACACGCGAACCGGTGGCACCTATGTTGAGAGGATTAATTGA